A portion of the Clostridia bacterium genome contains these proteins:
- a CDS encoding ABC transporter ATP-binding protein, whose translation MDIRLTGVTKRFKSVEALSNVDLHIHDGELFTLLGPSGCGKTTTLRLIAGFYVPDEGKIMFGDREVQYIPTSKRNIGMVFQNYALWPHMTVYRNVAYGLQFKKEPKSEWSKIVHGALAKVGLSEYETRYPGQLSGGQQQRVALARALALNPDVLLLDEPLSNLDAKIRGSVRAEIRKLQQELGITTVYVTHDQEEALTLSDRIGIMCDGKLVQIGTPHDLYEKPLTRFVADFIGANNLVPGLINAVGDDIVVETKLGVFKGFSNSDLKAGNKCTVTFRPECVEVHTAQPSTQDNHIQGKISFASYMGNALRYEMEHPAGVLLKADVKNPQHHEELGWGSDVCFCFPKSATLIIPD comes from the coding sequence ATGGATATCAGGCTCACCGGAGTCACGAAGAGGTTCAAGAGTGTCGAGGCGCTTAGCAATGTAGATCTACACATACACGACGGCGAGCTCTTCACTTTGTTGGGGCCCTCAGGTTGCGGGAAGACCACTACCTTGCGCCTCATCGCCGGGTTCTATGTCCCCGACGAGGGAAAGATCATGTTCGGTGACCGTGAGGTGCAATACATCCCCACGTCCAAACGCAACATTGGGATGGTGTTCCAGAACTATGCCCTGTGGCCTCATATGACAGTGTACAGAAATGTGGCCTATGGATTGCAGTTCAAGAAGGAACCCAAATCCGAGTGGTCCAAGATAGTCCATGGAGCCCTTGCCAAGGTGGGCCTATCGGAGTATGAGACGCGCTATCCGGGACAATTGTCAGGAGGCCAGCAGCAGCGTGTGGCACTAGCCAGGGCACTGGCGCTTAACCCCGACGTGCTTCTCCTAGACGAGCCGCTCTCGAATTTGGATGCCAAGATCCGAGGGTCAGTGCGCGCGGAGATCAGAAAGCTGCAGCAGGAATTGGGCATCACTACGGTCTATGTGACCCACGATCAGGAGGAGGCGCTCACGCTTTCCGACAGGATCGGCATAATGTGTGATGGCAAGTTGGTTCAGATTGGCACTCCACATGATCTTTATGAAAAACCGTTGACGCGCTTTGTGGCAGACTTCATCGGCGCCAACAACCTGGTGCCTGGCTTGATAAATGCTGTAGGTGACGACATCGTAGTCGAAACTAAGCTGGGTGTGTTCAAGGGATTCAGCAACTCCGACTTGAAGGCAGGGAACAAGTGCACTGTCACATTCAGGCCCGAATGCGTGGAAGTTCACACTGCGCAACCTTCTACGCAGGACAATCACATACAGGGCAAGATCAGCTTCGCTAGCTACATGGGGAATGCTTTGCGCTACGAAATGGAGCATCCAGCTGGCGTCCTACTCAAGGCAGACGTCAAGAATCCTCAGCATCATGAGGAATTGG
- a CDS encoding extracellular solute-binding protein: MKRLLVLVLAVVMMASTVLSAAPAKIEAELSVITPVASFVSVAALDAFKVWAKAKYGIDVKTNYASKGTQLAVGMIREWGANPQADIIWGGESVLYDALAADGFLIKHEAPAALLGQIPATMGTPKPMPLKDPKGFWTGTALEPYGIVYNEGLVTKRLRTTAPKTWEDMLSNPVFKGQIAQCTPDNSSSNHATYEVILQKYGWDKGWEWLSKLGAYTGQFVAKSGDVPGVVAKGEYALGFAVPSYMAFENYLNGADIRFIAPAGAYVTPEPIGIIKNCKNPNAAKAFIEFLLTDEGQRLFIDRGLFPVMPDMKVSGAPGSTAEKAVVFYGGRRSYFEGAVENTYDNALSASRESNVNKCFRDSIFAKLDALRAKY; encoded by the coding sequence ATGAAGAGGCTTCTAGTTCTGGTCTTGGCGGTGGTCATGATGGCGTCAACAGTGCTATCGGCCGCGCCAGCGAAAATCGAGGCTGAGCTAAGCGTAATCACCCCCGTCGCAAGTTTTGTGAGCGTAGCTGCCCTGGATGCGTTCAAGGTTTGGGCGAAGGCGAAGTATGGTATCGATGTGAAGACCAACTACGCCAGCAAAGGCACTCAACTGGCGGTAGGCATGATTCGCGAGTGGGGCGCCAATCCGCAAGCCGACATAATCTGGGGCGGCGAGTCGGTGCTTTACGATGCGCTGGCTGCTGACGGTTTCCTGATCAAGCATGAGGCCCCGGCGGCGCTGCTTGGCCAGATACCCGCGACTATGGGCACACCCAAGCCCATGCCTCTGAAGGACCCTAAGGGCTTCTGGACCGGCACTGCATTGGAACCTTACGGCATTGTGTACAATGAAGGTCTGGTCACAAAGCGTCTACGTACGACTGCACCCAAGACCTGGGAAGACATGTTGAGCAATCCCGTTTTCAAGGGGCAGATAGCGCAGTGCACACCTGACAACTCTAGCTCCAACCACGCTACCTACGAAGTCATTCTTCAGAAGTATGGCTGGGATAAGGGCTGGGAATGGCTCTCCAAGCTGGGCGCCTACACTGGCCAGTTCGTCGCGAAGTCGGGCGACGTTCCGGGCGTGGTGGCCAAGGGCGAATATGCACTGGGCTTCGCAGTTCCTAGCTATATGGCATTTGAGAATTATCTCAACGGAGCGGATATCCGGTTTATAGCCCCCGCAGGGGCATATGTCACCCCCGAGCCCATTGGCATTATCAAGAACTGCAAGAATCCCAATGCCGCCAAGGCCTTCATCGAGTTCCTGCTTACAGATGAGGGGCAGAGGCTGTTCATTGACCGTGGTCTATTCCCGGTAATGCCCGACATGAAAGTGTCCGGCGCCCCCGGCTCCACCGCTGAAAAGGCAGTCGTATTCTATGGCGGCCGGAGAAGCTACTTCGAAGGCGCCGTTGAGAACACCTACGACAATGCCTTGTCCGCAAGCAGAGAGAGTAACGTAAACAAGTGCTTTAGAGATAGCATCTTCGCCAAATTGGATGCTCTGAGAGCGAAGTACTAG
- a CDS encoding HAD-IIA family hydrolase — MLEEIRCLLLDLDGTVYIGGQLIPGALRLRDVSASRGIDVFFLTNNSSRSVESYSSKITAMGWPVTVDRVLSSSQATAGVLKKRGVKKVYVVGTSSLAEELDRQGLIVCGDDEANVDHVVVGFDTSLTYNKLQTAARHLRKGTPMISTNPDLVCPIENDEFIPDCAAISACLMTACGVRTEYVGKPEHGMLELVEANTPYRGKQIAMVGDRLYTDVKFAANWGLLSVLVLSGETKREDITADDRPDLVLDDVGQLADMIDRAHAGRNA, encoded by the coding sequence GTGCTTGAGGAAATCAGATGTCTGCTTCTAGATCTCGATGGCACGGTTTATATCGGGGGCCAACTGATACCGGGGGCGCTCCGTCTTCGCGACGTCTCAGCCTCAAGAGGGATCGATGTGTTCTTCCTAACCAACAACTCTTCCCGGTCCGTGGAATCCTACTCGTCCAAGATCACGGCCATGGGCTGGCCAGTCACAGTGGACCGCGTTCTCAGTTCTTCTCAGGCCACGGCAGGCGTGCTTAAGAAGCGTGGAGTCAAGAAGGTTTACGTGGTCGGCACAAGCAGCCTCGCCGAAGAACTGGACCGACAAGGGTTGATAGTGTGCGGCGACGACGAGGCAAATGTCGATCATGTTGTTGTCGGATTCGACACCTCGCTCACGTACAACAAGCTGCAAACTGCGGCCAGACACCTCCGCAAGGGTACGCCCATGATATCAACCAACCCCGACCTTGTGTGCCCCATCGAAAACGACGAGTTCATCCCCGATTGCGCTGCGATCAGCGCCTGCCTCATGACCGCATGCGGAGTGAGAACGGAGTACGTCGGAAAACCGGAACACGGAATGCTTGAGCTTGTCGAAGCGAATACTCCGTACCGCGGAAAGCAGATCGCCATGGTCGGAGACCGCCTGTACACTGACGTCAAATTCGCTGCCAATTGGGGCCTGCTGTCGGTGCTAGTGCTGTCGGGCGAGACGAAGCGGGAAGATATCACCGCCGACGATCGCCCTGACCTTGTGCTGGACGATGTCGGCCAGCTCGCCGACATGATTGATAGAGCGCACGCTGGACGCAACGCGTAA
- a CDS encoding transposase has translation MQSRHDAAFRKQIVDECEEAGNISLVCRRHGLARCTVDWWVKQQRATGTEKGAPKDNRNMMAEMSKEMRHLGNENAMLRKLLADKGVENAILKELLEKANPQ, from the coding sequence GTGCAGAGCAGACACGACGCGGCATTCAGAAAACAGATTGTGGACGAGTGCGAAGAGGCAGGCAACATCTCTCTGGTTTGCAGAAGGCACGGGCTGGCGCGGTGTACGGTAGACTGGTGGGTCAAGCAGCAGAGGGCTACCGGCACGGAGAAGGGGGCGCCGAAAGACAATCGAAACATGATGGCTGAGATGAGCAAGGAGATGAGGCATCTTGGCAACGAAAACGCTATGCTTAGGAAGCTTTTGGCCGACAAGGGCGTAGAGAACGCCATACTGAAGGAGTTGCTCGAGAAGGCGAACCCTCAGTAG